The following proteins come from a genomic window of Lemur catta isolate mLemCat1 chromosome 4, mLemCat1.pri, whole genome shotgun sequence:
- the MDH1 gene encoding malate dehydrogenase, cytoplasmic, producing the protein MSEPIRVLVTGAAGQIAYSLLYSIGNGSVFGKDQPIILVLLDITPMMGVLDGVLMELQDCALPLLKDVIATDKEEVAFKDLDVAILVGSMPRREGMERKDLLKANVKIFKSQGAALEKYAKKSVKVIVVGNPANTNCLTASKSAPSIPKENFSCLTRLDHNRAKSQIALKLGVTADDVKNVIIWGNHSSTQYPDVNHAKVKLQGKEVGVYEALKDDSWLKGEFITTVQQRGAAVIKARKLSSAMSAAKAIADHVRDIWFGTPEGEFVSMGVISDGNSYGVPDDLLYSFPVVIKNKTWKFVEGLPINDFSREKMDLTAKELAEEKETAFEFLSSA; encoded by the exons ATG TCTGAACCAATCAGAGTCCTTGTGACTGGAGCAGCTGGTCAAATTGCATATTCACTGCTGTACAGTATTGGAAATGGATCTGTCTTTGGTAAAGACCAG CCTATAATTCTTGTGCTGTTGGATATCACCCCCATGATGGGTGTCCTGGACGGTGTCCTGATGGAACTGCAAGACTGTGCCCTTCCTCTCCTAAAAG ATGTTATCGCAACAGATAAAGAAGAGGTTGCCTTCAAAGACCTGGATGTGGCCATTCTCGTGGGCTCCATGCCAAGAAGGGAAGGCATGGAGAGGAAAGATTTACTGAAAGCAAATGTGAAAATCTTCAAATCCCAGGGTGCAGCCTTGGAGAAATATGCCAAGAAGTCAGTGAAG GTGATTGTTGTGGGTAACCCAGCCAATACCAACTGCCTGACTGCCTCCAAGTCAGCTCCATCCATCCCCAAGGAGAACTTCAGTTGCTTGACTCGTTTGGATCACAACCGAGCTAAATCTCAA ATTGCTCTTAAACTTGGTGTGACTGCTGATGATGTAAAGAACGTCATTATCTGGGGAAACCATTCCTCGACTCAGTATCCAGATGTCAACCATGCCAAGGTGAAGTTGCAAGGAAAGGAAGTTGGTGTTTATGAAGCTCTGAAAGACGACAGCTGGCTCAAAGGAGAATTCATCACA ACTGTGCAGCAGCGTGGTGCTGCTGTCATCAAGGCTCGAAAACTATCCAGTGCAATGTCTGCTGCGAAAGCTATCGCTGACCACGTCAGAGACATCTGGTTTGGAACCCCAGAG GGAGAGTTTGTGTCCATGGGTGTTATCTCTGATGGCAACTCCTATGGTGTTCCCGATGATCTGCTCTACTCATTCCCTGTTGTAATCAAG AATAAGACCTGGAAGTTTGTTGAAGGTCTCCCTATTAATGATTTCTCACGTGAGAAGATGGATCTTACTGCAAAGGAactggcagaagaaaaagaaactgcttttgagtttctttcctctgcctga